A region of the Campylobacter subantarcticus LMG 24377 genome:
GTTTTTATTGATCTTAGTTCTTATCTTGAAAAATACAAACTTTCAGCTTATGAGCTACTTACTAAGGTTTTACTTGATATTTTACATAAAAGTAAAATTACTGCAACAGCAGGCATAGGCACAAATTTATACTTAGCTAAAATTGCCATGGATACACTTGCCAAAAGACAAAAAGTAGATGAAAATGGCTTGCTTATAGCCTTTCTAGATGAAAAATTATATAGATACAAAATGTGGGATCATAGACCATTAAAAGATTTTTGGCGCATAGGTAAGGGTTTAGCATTAAAGCTCGAAAATTTAAATATTCATACTATGGGGGATCTTGCAAGATTTTCTTTAAAACACGAAGCTTTACTTTATAAACACTTCGGTGTTAATGCTGAACTTTTAATCGATCATGCATGGGGTGTTGAAACTTGCACGATGAAAGATATTAAAAACTACAAATCACAAAATCACTCTAAAGTCATGGCTAAGGTTTTACCTTTTGCATATGATAACAATCAAGCAATGAAAGTTTTAAAAGAACTTGTTGACCATTTAGTACTTGAACTTATTCAAAATAACCTTAAAACAAATCATATTACGCTAGATATACAATATGATAAAAGCAATTTAGAAAATTCAAACCTTTTAGCATCTTATGAAGGAACTATTACTAAAGATAATTATGGAAGAACTATACCCAAAAATGCTCATGGAAGTATAAATTTAGAAAATTTTACCCATTCTTTAAAAATTATCAATAAAAAAACCTTAGAACTTTTTTGCATAATCAGCGATAAAAACTTGAGCATTAGAAAAATCAGCCTAAGTTTAAATAATATCACAGATAAAGTACAAGAAAATTTCCAAGAATTAAATTTATTTAGTGATTTTAATGCAATTTCACAAGAGAAAAATCAACTTGAAAAAGAAGAAAAACTCCAAAAAGCAAGACTTCAAATCATGCAAAAATTTGGCAAAAAAGCTATTTTAAAAGCTTCAAGCTTGGATGATGAGACTAAAGAAATTACTTCTTTAATAGGAGGTCATAATGCATGATGATTATAAAGATATAATAGACATAAAATATCAAAAATCAAAACAATTTCCACCAATGTCAAGAGAAAAAAGAGCGGCGCAATTTGCTCCATTTTCAGTACTAAATGGTTTTAGCAAAGCTATTTTAAAAACACAAAAAGATATGGAAGAAACATTAGAAAAAAGCAAATATCAAGAAGAAAGTTAACTTTCTTCTTGAAGTTGTATTATCTTGCGTTAGAGTACTTCTCAAACTCTCCACTTTCATCGATTTCATTGCCATAAAGTTTGTGTAATTCATAGTAATATTTTACAAATTCTTTACACTCATCATTAAGTGGTAAAAATACCCCATCTTCTAAAACACAAAATTCATCTAGATAGTTTTTAGCATCTTCTTTTAGTATATAATGTCTTGCTAGCTTATAGTAATTTTGCATAAATACAGCCTTAAAACTCTCATATGCTTCTTCGTCAAATTTAATGTTTAATTTCTCATTTGCAAAAGATAGCACCCCTGATTTAAACAACAATGACAAATGAATCAAACCTTCTGTATAATAAGGCTTAACCTCCTCTACTCTTTGCCAAGAAATCAATCCTATAGCCCTTTTAATAAGCTCATAAAATACAGGAAGCTTTAAATCATCTTCTTCATGCAAAAAGAAATTCACAAGCCCACCTGCAGTGGCTTTAAACTCTTCTATATTTTTAAACACACCACTTTCATTCATTTTCTTTTCACTATCATTTGCCACAAAGAAAATATGCCCAAACTCATGACCTATAGTAGAAACTTCATAAATTCTTTTCCATAGTTTTTCATTATAAAATAAAATTTCTCTACCATAATCTAAAAATTCTTTTTCAAACACCATAGAAGAAAGCTTCATAAAAGGCTTGGTTTTAGCATTTTCATAAACATAATTTAAAAAAGCAAAGATCTTTTTACCTGCTATATTACTTACATACTCATCATTTGGTACTACTTGAGCAGAAAAAAGTCCCTTAAGCTCTGCTCCATAAAAAATCATAGGCATACAAATATAAAGCTGAGTTTTCTCAAGATTAAAATTCACTTCATCAAACAAAACCTCATCTTCTTCATCTAAATTTGCATACACCATTGCAAAGCTTTCTTTGATTTTATCTTTAAACTCACCCCCATTAAAATCACTCATATCTTCTAAGCGTATATCCCACTCAAGTGCTACTGCATGTGTATAAGAGTCTTCATAGTATTCTAAAGGATGACCAATTTGTAATGGGCATTTTACTTCCATCCATGCAAGTTCTGCTTCTTGCCATTTTTTAACTACCTCGTTATTGTCTTTTTCACAAAAAGCAAATTTTAATTTTTCTATATAATCAATATAAGCATTTTTTTCATCATCTAGCGCACAATTTCTTAGTTTTTCTAAAAGTTTATCAAACTCATATTCAAGCTTTAAAACTTCATTTTCAAAAGCTTTTGCATAAGGTAAAAATTTCCAAATAGTCCCTATTTTGACTAAAGCCCCATAGCTTCTTTCACAAATTTCCCCATCTTGGTTAAACTGATAAAGTTCATTTTGTTTTAAAAACTCCAAAGCATCGCTTAAATTTGGAAATTGTTCTTTTAAGATTTTATTATTTGTATCTAAAATTTGCTTACTCCAAACAAGCTCAAAGGAATTCATTACCACGCCTATATTATGCACACCTTGAGCTAAAGCCAAATAAAACTCATCAAGTAAATTTTTATTCTTAATCTCATCAATTAAATCTTGGTGCTCTACTTCATAAAAAGCTCTTACTAAAGAAAAAACTTTATATTTTATTTGAGCAATTTCTTCTTCACTTAAACCTTTTTTCTCAAGCTCTTGAACTAAATTTTCCTCTTTTAAATCCACCAAGCGACGCAACATTGCCAAAACATTGCTTTTTTCATTTTCAAGATTAGCCAGTTCTAAAGTTCTATCTATCAAAGGGTGACTTTGATTAGTTTGAAGTATATTATAAAGACTATTGATATTTTGTTTCCTATTTTTCACAATTTTTGCTATTTGCTTAAAATCATTCATTTTTTACCTTTCTTTATTTTTAAAACTTAATTATAATGTTTTTTTTAAAACACAAGGAGAATGCATGAAAGATATGGGAGAACCTAAGCTAAGAGTTATAGCCATGCCAAGCAATACAAACCCTGCTGGTAATATCTTTGGTGGTTGGATCATGTCACAAATTGATCTAGCTGGAGCCATTGCTGCAAGAGAACTTTCCCCTCAAAGAGTAGTAACCGTAGCAGTGGATAAGATCATTTTTAAAGAACCAATTTTCGTAGGTGATTTGGTATCTTGTTATGCAAAAATCATCAAAGCAGGTAATACTTCTATCACCGTAGCAGTAGAAGTAGTTACCCAAAGAGCTAATGATTATGGCCGTGTATATTGCATGCATGTAACTTCAGCTGTAGTAACTTATGTAAGCGTAGATAAAGATGGAAATAAATTTCCTATTGATGCGGATTTAAAAAGATTACACGGCTTTTGATATATTTTATTGTATTTTTAAAAAAAATTTTATATCATCACAAAAAACTTTCTAAGGCTTATATATGCGTGGATATAAAATATTTTCTGGTTCAGCAAATGAGGAATTTGCTAAAAAAATCTCAAAATACCTTTCACTACCTCTAAGCAATGCAGGTGTGAAGCGTTTTAGTGATGGTGAAATTAGCATTCAAATAGATGAGAGCGTGCGTGGTAAAGATGTATTTATCATACAAAGCACTTGTGCTCCAACTAATGATAATTTAATGGAGCTTTTAATCATGACAGATGCTCTGCGTCGCTCAAGCGCAAGCTCTATCACGGCTATCATTCCTTATTTTGGTTATGCTAGACAAGATAGAAAAGCAAGTCCTAGGGTGCCTATTACTGCAAAATTAGTAGCAAATCTCATTGAATCAGCAGGAGTGGATAGAGTAGCCACCATAGACTTACATGCTGGACAAATTCAAGGCTTTTTTGATATACCTGTGGATAATCTTTATGGAAGTATTATTTTTAATGATTATATCAAAAATAAAAACTATAAAAATCCTATCATCGCAAGTCCTGACATAGGCGGTATAGCAAGAGCTAGAAGCGTAGCAAAAGCTTTAGGACTTGATATTGTTATAGTAGATAAAAGACGTGAAAAGGCCAATGAAAGCGAAGTAATGAACATCATCGGTGATGTAAAAGATAAAGAAGTAATTTTAGTAGATGATATTATCGATACAGCAGGAACCATCGTAAAAGCTGCTGAAGTATTTAAAAGCAAAGGTGCAAAGTCTGTAATAGCTTGCTGTACTCACCCTGTACTTAGTGGTGTAGCGTATGAGAGAGTAGCCAAAGATGCGCTTGATGAGCTAGTAGTAACTGACACTATACCTTTAAAACAACAAATGGATAAAATCAAAGTCCTAAGCGTAGCACCTATTTTTGGTGAGGTAATACGCAGAGTTTATCATAACGAGAGTGTGAATTCTTTATTTGTATAATAGTTTTATGGGTTAATTCCATAAAACTATATTTTTTAGCTTTTTCTAATTTTTTCCGCTTTTAAGAGCAATTTTCATATAATAAACTATAATCAATTAAAAAAGGAAAACAATAAATGCTAAAAGATAAATTATTGCAGGATTTAGAAGAACATTTTGAAACTCTAGGACAAGTTAGAAACTTAGCACAAATTTACGATGAGAAATTATTTGTTTATCTTTTAGAAGAAAGTAAATATAAAGAAGAATTTAAAAGTAGATTTTTTCTTTTTAGCAAAAAAACTTTGGTTTTTAAGCTTGATGATTTTTTAAATTTTTTAGATCTTAGAAGCTTGGGTGGTAGCTTTACAAGCTATGCTAATAAAATAGGACTGGCAAATAAAACAAAATCTCTTTTAAAAACAAATAACGAAGTAGTATTAAATTTTGCTTTTAAAGATGGTGTTATAAAAGGCGGACAAAGCAAGGATGAGCAAAAAACACAAGAAATATTTTTTAATGAAATACTAGCCTGTGATGAATTAGATGTTTTATTTATCCCAAAGGCTTTGTGTAATTTTGAACTCATAGGGGGGGGGGATTTAAAAAATTCACTTTTAGATAATAATTTACTTCTTAAAGGAAATAATCTTTTAGCCTTATATTCTTTAAAAAAACTCTATGCAAATAAAATAAAATTAATCTACATTGATCCACCTTATAATACAGGTAATGATAGTTTTAAATATAACGATAAATTTAATCATTCTACTTGGCTTACTTTTATGAAAAATCGCCTTGAAATAGCTAAAGAATTTTTAAAAGATGATGGTGTAATTTTTGTACAATGTGATGATAATGAGCAAGCTTATTTAAAAGTGCTGATGGATGAAATTTTTGGCAAGGATAATTATTTAAGAACAATTAATATCAAAAAGAAACAGTCAGCTGGTGTAGGACAAGATGCATTTATTTTAGATGTTACTGAATATATTATTGTATACTGTAAAAATAAAAATAGCTTTACATATAACAAATTTTATATAAATGTTGATTTTGATGAAAAGCAAATGAAAAATTACAAAAATTATATAATCATTAAAGATAAAATCTTACTAAAAGAAAAAAATGACCAAACATGTGGCATGCTGAAAATATATAAACTTGATTATGAAATTTGTAAAGCAACTAATTTAACACATGAAAAATTCATAGAAAATTTTAATAGCCACTTTACAACATATAATCCACAAAGCACATTTGCTAAAAGAATGATTGCTAGTTTAGATAAAAATTTTTACGAAGTTGAATATAAACCCATAAGAGGGAAAAATCAAAATCAAAATACTAGTGTGTATTTTTACAATAAAAGAATTGTTCAAATGTTACATTCTATTGCTTATATCAGAAAAAATAAGATAATAAAAAAGCAAATCCTTGATAATTTTTGGAGTGATATTAGCTGGGATATTATAGGTGATCAAGGAGATGTAGAATTTAAAAATGGAAAAAAACCTGAAGCACTACTTCAAAGAATAATCGAAATCTCCACCAATGAAAACGACATAGTAATGGACTTTTTTGCAGGAAGTGGCACTACTTTAGCCGTTGCTCATAAAATGAAACGCAAATGGATTGGCATAGAACAAATGGATTATATAGAAACTATCACAAAAGAAAGACTTAAAAAAGTCGTAAAAGGTGAGCAAGGTGGTATCAGCAAAGCAGTAAATTGGCAAGGTGGTGGAAATTTTGTTTATGTTGAACTTATGTCACTTAATGCAATTTATAAAGAAAAAATACAAAATTTAAACGATGAAAAAGAACTAGATAACATTTATCAAGAGTTAAAAACTAAAGCTTTTTTAGATTATAGAGTGGATATAAATGAAATCTTAAAAGATAAAGAATTTGAAAATTTAGACTTAAAAGATAAAAAGGAAATTTTAAAACTTACTTTAGATTCTAATATGGATTATGTTTTATATGGCGATATAAAAGATGAAGATTATGCTATATCCGAAGAAATAATAAAACTTAATAAAATATTTTATGGTGATGAAAATGTTTAATAAAAAACTACATGAGCTTTTACAAGAAGAATTTGGAAAAAGAGGTATAGAGCAAATAGAAATTCCTTTTTATATAAAAGAAAATTTATCAAAAGAGTTAAGATTTTATCAAGAAAAAGCTCTAAAGCATTATTATGCAAATTCTGATAGCATAAAACAAAGACATTTAATGTTTAACATGGCAACTGGAAGTGGAAAAACTCTTATAATGGCAGCTTTAATACTAGATTGTTATAAAAAAGGATATAGAAATTTTATATTTTTTGTAAATTCTACTTCTATTTTAGAAAAAACAAAAGAAAATTTTGCAAATATTTATTCAAACAAATATCTTTTTAAAGAAAATATAAATATAGATTCTAAAAATATAGAAATTAACATTATAAATAATCTTTTTGAAAGTAAAGATGAGTGTATAAATATACATTTTACAACCATACAAGCTCTATTTTCTCTTTTTAAAAATGAAAGAGAAAATTCTTTAAGTTTTGAAGATTTAAAAAATAAAAAACTTGTATTTTTAGCTGATGAATCTCATCATTTAAATAGCAATACTAAAAATAAAAATGAAAATGAACTTAAAGAAGGCTGGGAAGCTATTATAAAAAAAGCTTATGAAAGCAATGATGAAAATTTATTATTTGAATTTAGTGCTACTATTCCGCAAGAATTTAATGTTTTAAAAAAATATCAAGATAAAATAATTTATGAATATGCTTTAAAAGAATTTTGCGAAGATGGATATTCTAAGCGTATATTTTTAGTCAAGTATGACAATGATAGCTTAGAACATAGATTTTTAGGAGCTGTGCTTTGTAGTCTTTATAGAGAGTTATTGGCTCAAAAATATAAAATCGCTTTAAAACCTGTTATTTTATTTAAAAGTGAATCTATAAAAGAATCTATACAAAATCAAAAAAATTTTATAGATTTTATAGATAATTTACAAAGCTTGCATATAGAAAATTTTTATAAAAACATAAACGAAGAAAGCGAACTTTTATATAAGAGCTTGGAGTTTTTCAAAAAAGAATATCAAAATACTTATGCAAAAACTATTGTAATTTTTTTGAAAAATAATTTTAAAACGCTTTATATGCTAAATACAAATGATGATAAAGAACTAGAAAAAAATCAAATTTTACTTAATAACTTAGAAGAAAAAAACAATCAAATAAGAGTTATTTTTTGTGTAGATAAACTTAATGAAGGATGGGATGTTTTAAATCTTTTTGATATAGTTAGACTTGGTAACAAAAAAGCAAGTAAGGCTATAACTACTAAAGAAGTACAACTTATAGGAAGAGGTGCTAGGTATTATCCTTTTAAAAGCGATTTATTTGATTTTGATGATGAGCTTAAATTTAAAAGAAGGTATGATAGTGATCTTAAAAATGAATTAAATGTCTTAGAAAGATTAACTTATCATACTAGAAATGATGTTGAGTTTATCAAACAACTTAACGAAAATATGAGAAAAGAAGGATTATTATTTGAAGAAGAAAAAACACGCATAGATTTAATAGTCAATGAAGAAATAAAAAAAATCGTTAAAAATAACAAAATTTATTATGCTAATAATAAAAGAATTAAAAAATGTGATTTGAAAAATTTTAATATTAAACAATCTGAGTTAAAACAAAAAATAACAGATTTACAAATTCCTTATTTTTCAAATTCTATAAAAGAAAGCGAAGAAAAATTTGAAAAAATCAAAGAAGAATATGATCTTCAAAAACCATCTACTCTTAATCATATAAATAGCATATATTTTTTAAAAGCAATGAATATATTAGGACTTGATTTTAATAAGATTAACGAAAATTTAACTTTTAAAAGTAAAAAAGATTTTATAGAAAATTATTTAAAAAACATAGAAGTTCGTTTTTCAAAAAAACAAGAATTTAATCAAATAAATAATCTTAAAATAGCTAAATATATTTTAGAAAATTTTAAATCATTCAAGCAAAGCATAAAACAAGAATATGAAGTAAGTGAGTTTGAAACTCACGAATTTAATATAGGCGATAAGATAGTATTTAAAAATAAAAAGAATTTTAA
Encoded here:
- a CDS encoding ribose-phosphate pyrophosphokinase, which translates into the protein MRGYKIFSGSANEEFAKKISKYLSLPLSNAGVKRFSDGEISIQIDESVRGKDVFIIQSTCAPTNDNLMELLIMTDALRRSSASSITAIIPYFGYARQDRKASPRVPITAKLVANLIESAGVDRVATIDLHAGQIQGFFDIPVDNLYGSIIFNDYIKNKNYKNPIIASPDIGGIARARSVAKALGLDIVIVDKRREKANESEVMNIIGDVKDKEVILVDDIIDTAGTIVKAAEVFKSKGAKSVIACCTHPVLSGVAYERVAKDALDELVVTDTIPLKQQMDKIKVLSVAPIFGEVIRRVYHNESVNSLFV
- a CDS encoding site-specific DNA-methyltransferase, whose product is MLKDKLLQDLEEHFETLGQVRNLAQIYDEKLFVYLLEESKYKEEFKSRFFLFSKKTLVFKLDDFLNFLDLRSLGGSFTSYANKIGLANKTKSLLKTNNEVVLNFAFKDGVIKGGQSKDEQKTQEIFFNEILACDELDVLFIPKALCNFELIGGGDLKNSLLDNNLLLKGNNLLALYSLKKLYANKIKLIYIDPPYNTGNDSFKYNDKFNHSTWLTFMKNRLEIAKEFLKDDGVIFVQCDDNEQAYLKVLMDEIFGKDNYLRTINIKKKQSAGVGQDAFILDVTEYIIVYCKNKNSFTYNKFYINVDFDEKQMKNYKNYIIIKDKILLKEKNDQTCGMLKIYKLDYEICKATNLTHEKFIENFNSHFTTYNPQSTFAKRMIASLDKNFYEVEYKPIRGKNQNQNTSVYFYNKRIVQMLHSIAYIRKNKIIKKQILDNFWSDISWDIIGDQGDVEFKNGKKPEALLQRIIEISTNENDIVMDFFAGSGTTLAVAHKMKRKWIGIEQMDYIETITKERLKKVVKGEQGGISKAVNWQGGGNFVYVELMSLNAIYKEKIQNLNDEKELDNIYQELKTKAFLDYRVDINEILKDKEFENLDLKDKKEILKLTLDSNMDYVLYGDIKDEDYAISEEIIKLNKIFYGDENV
- a CDS encoding DNA methylase; the encoded protein is MQFYASIDLKSFYASAECVLRNLDPLTTNLIVADESRTDKTIILAVSPALKTYNIPGRLRLFEFKQKIHSINKERLKQAQRHHFKAKSFNTLELKNDLNLELDYIIAKPRMATYIEFSTKIYNIYLKYFDAKDIHIYSIDEVFIDLSSYLEKYKLSAYELLTKVLLDILHKSKITATAGIGTNLYLAKIAMDTLAKRQKVDENGLLIAFLDEKLYRYKMWDHRPLKDFWRIGKGLALKLENLNIHTMGDLARFSLKHEALLYKHFGVNAELLIDHAWGVETCTMKDIKNYKSQNHSKVMAKVLPFAYDNNQAMKVLKELVDHLVLELIQNNLKTNHITLDIQYDKSNLENSNLLASYEGTITKDNYGRTIPKNAHGSINLENFTHSLKIINKKTLELFCIISDKNLSIRKISLSLNNITDKVQENFQELNLFSDFNAISQEKNQLEKEEKLQKARLQIMQKFGKKAILKASSLDDETKEITSLIGGHNA
- a CDS encoding DEAD/DEAH box helicase family protein, encoding MFNKKLHELLQEEFGKRGIEQIEIPFYIKENLSKELRFYQEKALKHYYANSDSIKQRHLMFNMATGSGKTLIMAALILDCYKKGYRNFIFFVNSTSILEKTKENFANIYSNKYLFKENINIDSKNIEINIINNLFESKDECINIHFTTIQALFSLFKNERENSLSFEDLKNKKLVFLADESHHLNSNTKNKNENELKEGWEAIIKKAYESNDENLLFEFSATIPQEFNVLKKYQDKIIYEYALKEFCEDGYSKRIFLVKYDNDSLEHRFLGAVLCSLYRELLAQKYKIALKPVILFKSESIKESIQNQKNFIDFIDNLQSLHIENFYKNINEESELLYKSLEFFKKEYQNTYAKTIVIFLKNNFKTLYMLNTNDDKELEKNQILLNNLEEKNNQIRVIFCVDKLNEGWDVLNLFDIVRLGNKKASKAITTKEVQLIGRGARYYPFKSDLFDFDDELKFKRRYDSDLKNELNVLERLTYHTRNDVEFIKQLNENMRKEGLLFEEEKTRIDLIVNEEIKKIVKNNKIYYANNKRIKKCDLKNFNIKQSELKQKITDLQIPYFSNSIKESEEKFEKIKEEYDLQKPSTLNHINSIYFLKAMNILGLDFNKINENLTFKSKKDFIENYLKNIEVRFSKKQEFNQINNLKIAKYILENFKSFKQSIKQEYEVSEFETHEFNIGDKIVFKNKKNFKEMNFEWLYHKAFCFDSDLEKDFLIFIEEHKDEIDKIFSKWFIIRNEGFEEFKIYDNRKDETTYATGFEPDFIFFGKKKDNDNFLNIQCFIETKGEHLAKGNDKWKEDFLKTLKGKEISINNGAKLTLQSLPFFINKNFKMNDKFVSSFDEFLI
- a CDS encoding acyl-CoA thioesterase gives rise to the protein MKDMGEPKLRVIAMPSNTNPAGNIFGGWIMSQIDLAGAIAARELSPQRVVTVAVDKIIFKEPIFVGDLVSCYAKIIKAGNTSITVAVEVVTQRANDYGRVYCMHVTSAVVTYVSVDKDGNKFPIDADLKRLHGF
- the ciaB gene encoding invasion protein CiaB; this translates as MNDFKQIAKIVKNRKQNINSLYNILQTNQSHPLIDRTLELANLENEKSNVLAMLRRLVDLKEENLVQELEKKGLSEEEIAQIKYKVFSLVRAFYEVEHQDLIDEIKNKNLLDEFYLALAQGVHNIGVVMNSFELVWSKQILDTNNKILKEQFPNLSDALEFLKQNELYQFNQDGEICERSYGALVKIGTIWKFLPYAKAFENEVLKLEYEFDKLLEKLRNCALDDEKNAYIDYIEKLKFAFCEKDNNEVVKKWQEAELAWMEVKCPLQIGHPLEYYEDSYTHAVALEWDIRLEDMSDFNGGEFKDKIKESFAMVYANLDEEDEVLFDEVNFNLEKTQLYICMPMIFYGAELKGLFSAQVVPNDEYVSNIAGKKIFAFLNYVYENAKTKPFMKLSSMVFEKEFLDYGREILFYNEKLWKRIYEVSTIGHEFGHIFFVANDSEKKMNESGVFKNIEEFKATAGGLVNFFLHEEDDLKLPVFYELIKRAIGLISWQRVEEVKPYYTEGLIHLSLLFKSGVLSFANEKLNIKFDEEAYESFKAVFMQNYYKLARHYILKEDAKNYLDEFCVLEDGVFLPLNDECKEFVKYYYELHKLYGNEIDESGEFEKYSNAR